A part of Caldisalinibacter kiritimatiensis genomic DNA contains:
- a CDS encoding YjiH family protein, giving the protein MKKQMSNYSLSNLSKFIIPSLIGVLFFMTPILYNGEVTIPIAILSSFVLEALDSIIPKVMVIIICFAVLGTLIAKIFIPRIILKNRFLNSLFNVSLLWFSARVLGAVFVVMTFFKIGPEWIWSENTGGLLLYDLLPILFSVFLFAGMFIPLLLDFGLLEFFGALLTKIMRPIFTLPGRSAIDCIASWLGDGTIGVLLTSKQYQEGYYTQREAAVIGTTFSAVSITFSLVVISQVNLGHMFVPFYLTILLSGIVAAIITPRIPPLSRKPDTYLNNLKKEDSEVIPKEVSTFKWGLEKAVEKASKNDSLIELIKQSIQNILDMWIGVTPIVMAMGTIALILAEFTPIFEWLGLPFIPILNLLNVPEAHEASQTLIVGFADMFLPSVIGASIKSELTRFVIACISVTQLIYMSEVGGLLLGSKIPVSLKDLIVIFIERTLITLPIIVFVAHLIF; this is encoded by the coding sequence ATGAAAAAACAAATGAGTAATTATTCGCTAAGTAATTTATCTAAGTTTATCATTCCATCATTAATCGGAGTCTTATTTTTTATGACACCTATTTTATATAATGGAGAAGTTACTATTCCTATTGCAATACTTTCATCTTTTGTATTAGAGGCTTTAGACAGCATAATACCAAAGGTTATGGTAATCATCATATGTTTTGCTGTATTAGGTACTTTAATAGCAAAAATATTTATACCTAGAATAATCTTAAAGAATAGATTTTTAAATTCACTATTTAATGTGTCTTTATTATGGTTTAGTGCTCGAGTTTTAGGAGCTGTATTTGTAGTTATGACATTCTTTAAAATAGGACCTGAATGGATATGGTCTGAAAATACAGGTGGTCTATTATTGTATGATTTATTGCCTATACTGTTTTCTGTCTTTCTTTTTGCAGGTATGTTCATACCTTTATTATTAGATTTTGGTTTATTAGAATTTTTCGGTGCATTACTTACTAAAATAATGCGTCCTATATTTACATTGCCTGGTCGTTCTGCAATTGACTGTATAGCATCGTGGCTTGGAGATGGAACTATAGGGGTTTTACTTACAAGCAAGCAATACCAAGAAGGCTATTATACACAAAGAGAAGCGGCTGTTATTGGAACAACCTTCTCTGCTGTTTCAATAACTTTTAGTTTAGTAGTAATATCCCAAGTTAATCTTGGACACATGTTTGTTCCTTTTTACTTAACTATACTTTTATCAGGAATAGTTGCAGCTATTATAACGCCACGTATTCCACCTTTATCAAGAAAACCTGACACATATTTGAATAACTTAAAAAAGGAAGATTCAGAAGTAATTCCAAAGGAAGTTTCTACTTTTAAATGGGGATTAGAAAAGGCAGTAGAAAAAGCTAGTAAAAACGATAGCTTAATTGAGCTTATTAAACAGAGTATACAAAATATTCTTGATATGTGGATAGGTGTAACACCTATAGTTATGGCTATGGGTACTATTGCTTTAATATTAGCTGAATTTACACCAATATTTGAATGGTTAGGGTTACCTTTTATTCCTATACTAAATTTATTAAATGTACCAGAAGCACATGAAGCTTCTCAGACACTTATCGTAGGCTTTGCAGATATGTTTCTGCCATCTGTAATAGGAGCATCAATAAAAAGTGAATTAACTAGATTTGTTATAGCATGTATTTCTGTTACTCAGCTAATTTATATGTCTGAGGTTGGTGGGTTACTTCTAGGGTCTAAAATACCCGTTTCTTTAAAAGATTTAATAGTAATATTTATTGAACGTACCCTTATTACTTTACCGATAATTGTCTTTGTTGCCCATTTAATATTTTAG